A region from the Methanobrevibacter sp. genome encodes:
- a CDS encoding carboxypeptidase-like regulatory domain-containing protein yields the protein MDNQKIIIILLIIIIAILAVGLGVMLTGDFNKQECKLTVKCNKTMSNGDSVIIKLTDLNKTPIKNANITIKLTSKNTTKEYNATTNEKGKATLKLSNMDDGKYTVNCTFDGNDKYKATTAEKKFSYTDEIVASGGSSSDSSSSSSVDPIDANRPTNDPNYKGYTPLHESEVTNDGWNPREHEVSRKNMADGSQEIRYDDGYYRLVDENGYVITYGYK from the coding sequence ATGGATAATCAGAAAATAATTATAATATTGCTAATTATAATAATAGCCATACTTGCAGTAGGGCTTGGAGTAATGCTTACAGGAGATTTCAACAAACAGGAATGTAAATTAACCGTAAAATGCAACAAGACCATGAGCAATGGAGATTCAGTAATCATTAAACTAACAGATTTGAATAAAACTCCAATCAAAAACGCCAACATTACAATCAAATTGACAAGTAAAAACACTACCAAAGAATATAATGCAACTACAAATGAAAAGGGAAAAGCAACTCTAAAATTAAGCAACATGGATGATGGAAAATACACAGTTAACTGCACATTTGATGGAAACGACAAATACAAAGCAACAACAGCTGAGAAAAAATTCAGCTATACCGATGAAATAGTCGCATCAGGTGGAAGTAGCTCAGATTCAAGTTCTAGCAGTTCTGTTGATCCAATTGATGCCAATCGTCCAACAAATGATCCGAATTACAAAGGATATACTCCGCTTCATGAAAGTGAAGTTACCAATGACGGCTGGAATCCTAGAGAACATGAAGTGTCACGTAAAAACATGGCTGACGGTTCCCAGGAAATACGTTACGATGACGGATACTACAGGCTTGTTGATGAAAACGGTTATGTTATCACATACGGATACAAATAG